One genomic region from Dehalobacter restrictus DSM 9455 encodes:
- a CDS encoding heavy-metal-associated domain-containing protein, with product MKKKIAIEGMSCSHCVSHVKEALSEFEGVTEVNVNLESKTAILESLSDIKDEAIQFAIEDAGYGVVGIEVL from the coding sequence ATGAAAAAGAAAATTGCAATCGAAGGTATGAGCTGCAGCCACTGTGTCAGTCATGTAAAAGAGGCCTTAAGTGAATTTGAAGGTGTAACAGAGGTCAATGTTAATTTGGAGTCCAAGACGGCCATACTGGAATCATTAAGTGACATCAAAGATGAAGCAATTCAATTCGCGATTGAGGATGCCGGTTACGGAGTCGTAGGAATCGAGGTTTTATAA
- the larE gene encoding ATP-dependent sacrificial sulfur transferase LarE, which translates to MDYKDKLVLLKQELKNMDRVMIAFSGGVDSTFLVKVSGDVLGKNAIAVTAKSFAFPERELREAVQFCRQEGISHLLIESEELDDPEFGKNPFNRCYLCKKQLFSKILGIAAEYGAKYIVEGSNADDLSDYRPGRQALEELGIQSPLLQAGLTKEEIRLLSKEYGLATWDKPSFACLSSRIPYGEEINEKKLKMIDLAEQYLHDLGFRQVRVRHHGDIARIEVSPQENTKIVQPNLAQKIYKTFADIGFTYTTLDLKGYRSGSMNEKINTNG; encoded by the coding sequence ATGGATTACAAAGATAAACTTGTTCTGCTGAAACAAGAACTCAAGAATATGGATAGGGTAATGATTGCATTTTCCGGAGGGGTGGACAGTACTTTCTTAGTGAAAGTTTCCGGAGACGTTCTTGGCAAAAATGCGATTGCCGTCACGGCCAAGTCTTTTGCTTTCCCGGAGAGAGAGCTTCGGGAAGCTGTGCAGTTTTGCCGGCAGGAAGGGATTAGTCATTTGCTGATTGAATCCGAAGAGCTGGATGATCCTGAATTCGGCAAAAATCCTTTTAACCGCTGTTATCTCTGTAAAAAACAATTGTTCAGCAAAATATTGGGGATCGCGGCTGAATACGGCGCAAAATATATCGTGGAAGGATCCAATGCGGATGATTTAAGCGATTATCGTCCGGGAAGGCAGGCTTTAGAAGAGCTGGGTATACAGAGCCCGCTGCTCCAGGCGGGGCTGACGAAAGAGGAAATACGCCTTCTCTCCAAAGAATATGGCTTGGCAACCTGGGATAAACCCTCATTTGCCTGTTTGTCTTCCAGAATTCCCTATGGTGAAGAAATCAACGAAAAGAAACTAAAGATGATTGATTTGGCAGAACAGTATTTGCACGATTTGGGGTTCCGTCAAGTCAGAGTGCGCCACCATGGTGATATTGCCCGGATCGAGGTATCCCCGCAGGAGAATACAAAGATAGTCCAACCGAATTTAGCACAGAAGATCTATAAGACATTTGCTGATATTGGATTTACTTATACAACACTTGACCTGAAGGGTTACCGTAGCGGCAGCATGAATGAAAAGATTAACACAAACGGCTAA
- a CDS encoding MarR family winged helix-turn-helix transcriptional regulator, which produces MKNNRQLLCLLAEMTKTSRCCQQDAILGGGVTFTQFYILDLVGSYGTMQLSDLHPLLGVEKSTSTRLIEPLVQQGLIIKQRSEIDCRAINLILTGEGQKTKADLWKRVDFFLRKLSAEIPEEKQEEVYENAWIFLKAVKRVLNQNCFEMNMMP; this is translated from the coding sequence ATGAAAAACAACCGTCAATTGCTTTGTCTGCTTGCTGAAATGACTAAAACGTCCAGATGCTGCCAGCAGGATGCGATCCTTGGCGGGGGTGTCACGTTTACCCAGTTTTATATTTTGGACCTTGTAGGAAGCTATGGCACAATGCAGCTTTCGGATTTGCACCCATTACTTGGCGTCGAAAAAAGTACCTCGACGAGACTGATTGAACCCCTTGTCCAGCAGGGGCTGATTATCAAGCAAAGGTCTGAAATTGACTGCAGGGCCATAAACCTGATCCTGACAGGCGAAGGTCAGAAAACGAAGGCCGATTTATGGAAACGCGTGGATTTCTTTTTAAGAAAACTATCGGCGGAAATCCCGGAAGAAAAGCAAGAAGAGGTTTACGAGAACGCGTGGATATTTCTCAAAGCGGTGAAAAGAGTTCTTAATCAAAATTGTTTTGAGATGAATATGATGCCTTAG
- a CDS encoding tRNA threonylcarbamoyladenosine dehydratase, with the protein MQNQFSRTALLIGQEGLSKLQSSKVTIFGLGGVGSYTAEALARAGIGFFKLVDFDEICLTNINRQLHALHSTIGKAKVEVMKQRILDINPNAKIETFQFFYQEEGAEVFFAEKPDYVVDAIDTVKSKVSLAKECHRRGIPLISCMGAGNRLDALSFRVADISKTSGCPLAKAVRKLLKREGITQGFKVVFSPEPTLKPLEQETSCESNCICPSGDAHCSLKRQIPGSISYVPSMAGLLMAGEVVKDIIKKNFNRD; encoded by the coding sequence ATGCAAAATCAGTTTTCCCGTACGGCATTGTTGATTGGTCAGGAAGGCCTGTCAAAACTTCAGAGCAGCAAAGTGACTATTTTCGGTTTGGGCGGGGTCGGCTCCTATACGGCCGAAGCCCTGGCCAGAGCTGGTATAGGTTTCTTTAAACTTGTCGATTTTGATGAGATTTGCCTGACAAACATTAACCGGCAGCTTCATGCCCTGCACTCGACGATTGGCAAAGCCAAGGTTGAGGTAATGAAACAAAGGATACTGGATATCAACCCCAACGCAAAAATAGAAACCTTCCAGTTCTTTTATCAAGAGGAAGGAGCTGAAGTTTTCTTTGCCGAGAAACCGGATTATGTGGTTGATGCAATCGATACGGTAAAAAGCAAAGTAAGTCTGGCCAAAGAATGTCACCGGAGAGGGATTCCGCTCATCTCGTGTATGGGAGCCGGCAACCGTCTGGATGCACTCAGTTTTCGCGTCGCCGATATATCCAAAACAAGCGGCTGCCCTTTAGCCAAAGCAGTACGCAAACTCCTGAAACGGGAAGGTATTACGCAGGGGTTCAAAGTCGTCTTTTCTCCGGAACCTACTTTGAAGCCTTTGGAACAGGAAACGAGCTGCGAGTCCAATTGTATTTGCCCCAGTGGTGATGCCCACTGTTCCCTGAAACGTCAGATCCCTGGCAGTATATCTTACGTTCCGTCGATGGCTGGTCTGCTGATGGCAGGGGAAGTCGTTAAGGATATTATTAAGAAAAATTTTAATCGGGATTAA